Below is a genomic region from Proteiniborus ethanoligenes.
TCCTATGATTCAACCCTTCCTATGGTATCTAGATTCTCATAGTGCTATGGTCTCTGCTGACTTCTCATGATAAATCTTGTTTAAACCATGGTTCATACTCTGTTTTCCCATGTCCACGAGACCTCCCCAGGTAAGAACAACAACCTTCCTCCCATGTAACCGCCACATTTACTGTATAGAGTTCGGGTAGTATTGGATTTTGTTTTGTAAAGTAAACTCATCTACTCTAAGCCAACCTGATGTGATTTCTGTTCGTCGGTTCGGGATTTTGCCTCCAGCTTCCTTCAGATTCCACGTCGCCGTGGACACCCTTGCTTTTAGCTAACCCTACTACCAAGCCCGTAGTGGACTTTCACCACCAAGTTGTTACCCATGCTGGCACACCTTTAAGAAGGTTCTTGCAATAACAAGAACCTTGGTACCAATATTTGTACCTAACTCGAGGGGTCTAATTTTAGATTAGCATAAATAAATTCCTCATAGGTAATCTATAAACAAGAATTGCTTATGGCACTTTAGTTCACTGTGAACAGTTTCAATTCCTCATAGGTAATCTATAAACGTTGCAGATATGGTAGAAAAAAGACACTCAGATTTAAGTTTCAATTCCTCATAGGTAATTGTTACTGGCAAGTGTTTTTGGAGAAATTTCGGCAAATAATTTTCCGAAATTTTTACCAGGTTAATTTTTTTAGAATAATGACTTTCTGTGTTCTAATCTATAGCTCTTGCCAGTCATATTAAAAAGCTCACATCTATAGGTGATTCTATCTAGTACTGCAGTTGTTAGAGCAGGATCTCCTAGTAACTCTGTCCAATCTTCTAAGCCTTTATTAGATGTGATAATAATTGAAGCTTGTTCATGAAGTGTTGATATTAATTGAAAGAACAGATTAGCTTCTTCTCTTGATATTGGCAGGTATCCAAGTTCATCTATTATGACAAGGCTTGAAGACAATATTCTATTCATTTTTCCTTTGCTTTTTCTTGATATTTCTTGTGTTTTCAGTGAATGCATAAGATTATCCATTGTAACAAAGCTAACCTTATAGCCTAATTCTACTGCTTTATATCCTAATGATATTGCTAAATGTGTTTTCCCTACACCTGGGGGACCTAGGAAGATAAGATTGTATATCCTATCTATCCACTCCATTTCTAGTAGCCTATTTATTTGTTTTTGAGTTATAGATCTTTGAAAATTAAGATCAAAGTCTTCTATATTCTTTATTACTGGAAATCCAGCATATTTTAGCCTTCTTTCATATGCTTTTTTATCCTTTAACTCTATCTCATTTTTTAGTATTTTTATCAATATATCTTGATATGAATAGTCTTTTAAATCAGCTTCTTCTATGATTTTATCTGCATTAATTCTTAAATGGTTTAGATTAAGTTCTTTTGCATATTCTTTGATTTGTTCTAGTTTTTCCATGTCTTTTTATCCTCCTTCAAAGCAGCTATATATTCACTAATGTTTCTAATCTCTGGCTTTAGACTCTGGTACCTTGAAGGAATAGATATGTTTACAGGTGCATATTCTTTTGT
It encodes:
- the istB gene encoding IS21-like element helper ATPase IstB, translating into MEKLEQIKEYAKELNLNHLRINADKIIEEADLKDYSYQDILIKILKNEIELKDKKAYERRLKYAGFPVIKNIEDFDLNFQRSITQKQINRLLEMEWIDRIYNLIFLGPPGVGKTHLAISLGYKAVELGYKVSFVTMDNLMHSLKTQEISRKSKGKMNRILSSSLVIIDELGYLPISREEANLFFQLISTLHEQASIIITSNKGLEDWTELLGDPALTTAVLDRITYRCELFNMTGKSYRLEHRKSLF